The genomic window TGCTCCATGGACGACCAGGGTGAGAACGGCGAGCTTCTGGACGAGGACGGGAGCATCCCGCCTGGCTGTCTCTGGAAACTCAATCACGTTCCGTTTCAAAGAGAAAATAGTCGATAACAATTAACCCGCTGCTCACGAGGACGCCGACAAATCCTCGATAAGTCAGCCAGGCGGAAAGATGCGGATGCCAATACGCGCATCAGCTGGAGGCGGCGAGGGTGGGAGGGAGGGAGGCAGTGGATGGCGCTAGGTCGATTGCACTCCAGCCAGTAAAAGCTGCGCTTCAGATTACTGCATGGGAGCAGTTTAAACAGCAGCATTAGGACCGCACTGAAGCGAAATACATGCAAACATGAGAACGTGAGTCAGAACAGGTGTCACCATCAGGGCTGCCAAAGCTAATTGATCATCAAATGAATCAGCAACTATTTGAAGCATAATTTTTATTCtttatattaaatattttctcatttgttttttaacttggattttcgtacagtggggcaaataagtagtcaaccagcaattgtgcaagttctcctacttgaaaagattagataggcctgtaattgtcaacatgggtaaacctcaaccatgagagacagaatgtgggaaaaaaaacagaaaatcacattgtttgatttttaaagaatttatttccaaattggagtggaaaataaggatttgctcacctacaaacaagcaagatttctggccttcaaagaggtccaacttcttctaacgaggtctaatgaggctccactcgttacctgtattaatggcacctgctttaactcattatcggtataaaagacacctgtccacaacttcagtcagccacactccaaactccactatggccaagaccaaagagctgtcgaaggacaccagagacaaaattgtaaacctgcaccaggcttggaagactgaatctgcaataggtaagacgcttggtgtaaagaaatcaactgtgggagccattattagaaaatggaagacatacaagaccactgataatctccctcaatctggggctccttgcaagatatcaccccgtgatgtcaaaatgataacaagaacggtgagcaaaactcccagaaccacacagggggacctagtgaatgacctacagagagctgggaccacagtaacaaaggctattatcagtaacacaatgcgccgccagggactcaaatcctgcactgccagacgtgtcctcctgctgaagaaagtacacgtccaggcccgtctgtggttcgctagagagcatttggatgatccagaagaggactgggagaatgtgttatggtcagatgaaaccaaaatagaactttttggtagaaaaacacaggttctcgtgtttggatgagaaagaataatgaattgcatccgaagaacaccatacccactgtgaagcatgggggaggaaacatcatgctttggggctgtttttctgaaaagggaccaggacgactgatctgtgtaaaggaaagaatgaatggggccatgtatcgagagattttgagtgaaaatctccttccgtcagcaagggcattgaagatgagacgtggctaggtctttcagcatgacaatgatctcaaactCACAgccaggcaacaaaggagtggcttcgtaagaagcatttcaaggtcctggagtggctaagccagtctccagatctcaaccccatagaaaatatgtggaggcagttgaaagtccgtgttgccaaacgacagccccaaaacatcactgccttagaggagatctgcatggaggaatgggccaaaataccagcaacagtgtgtgaaacgcttgtgaagagttacagaaaacgtttggcctctgtaattgtcaacaaagggtacataacaaagtattgagattaacttttggtattgaccaaatacttattttccactatgatttgcaaataaattctttacaaatcaaacaatgtgattttctgttcccccccccccccacattctgtctctcatggttgaggtttacccatgttgacaatttacaggcctctctaatcttttcaagtaggagaacttgcaatttggtggttgactaaatacttacttgccccactgtaaataaagacggcatgattttaatgagatactatcacgtacttaccccttttcgatccaaaaactccatgtagcatttaccaccgagtgtcaagacacaactgtgaatggcaacagctggatttttgggggattttatgggtgaaacatggtaatataacaatggtcgcgatgcagaaattgcagacatcaaagagtaatcgagattttcatttcatttcatatatttacccttttaaacggtttttattttccatttttctttgtttggatcgattatttattatctaaaatattggggaaaatgcgacggtaacgaaaaaaatacaatttagcgatagttgtgaggtcgatatccgtgactttctcACAGAcgacaattttttcattgtgacgtaatttgtttaaaagtttaaaatatgcgagtgaagaatttttaaagctaaaaatgacagacatttcgaataacaaacacgattacttaccttcttttttatGGCTAGAttaaaacaaaagtggttgcgtgacgtctgtcaaCGGGTTTCCGAGGTTAAACGGACAaataaaatagttcaggggcttattgtgccatgaatttgctatggcagcatatagacatattgttctatcaaacacaacagttcttttggcttaaaatacagcagtttattttaaagaggggtgcaagagcagaaactgctttttcagcattatctgtgttttccgccatatatatatatatatatgcaagtATTGCGCATCCGCACAATATTGATCACAATTGATAGTAGTACCCAAAGAATCGGTAAACGACTTCCACACACAGTATGTGAAGGCACAATTAAAACACTGTATTCTGACAACATAAAAACCGCTCCAACACACTGGGTTAGAACATAAATATGGTAGAATTACACTTGTTTCTGAATATAGTAGAACATTAAAACATGTCAGAACATGTGTCAGATTACATATCAAGCTGCAGCATTAAGAATATTAACAGCTTTTCTACCCTACGTTTACATCATCGCTTGCCAAATGTGTGTGCGTGAGGTCACTCATGGGCAAAAACCTACTTCCAAATTTGGTCAATTTAacatttttccccaaataaaaaCTATTGACCAGACATGTTTTTATAGTACAAATTGGCATATCTTAAAATGCTATAGGCTAGAGTTTTAGTTGAAGAGCGCTGGTTTGGAGATATTTGAAAgcagtaatgacacatttaacagCAAAGCAGCTGAAAGTGACAACAAATCCGAGTCCTTGTGGATTTATCCACTCCACTAAAGCTGCTTTTCCCGACACGTGCTCAGAGGGTGGTCTtcccctttttttctattaacattggctgccattgacggcgctagacgtccaatccattttgaatgtttattcgccccctcccagtcaaaatgaattagacgtctagcgccgtcaatgtcattgaaacgtgagcattcgcagtcactgCCTGGTTCGAAAGAACCGGACGTCTGTTGTTGTCAATTGCAGGTAATGAGTTTAAAACTATGAAATGTTTTAatcttgtttttattaacattttaattcataattttacttattcataaaaatgtacagtatatttataaaaacaaatacaattatgattgataaaaaaatatatatagaattaataggggtgtaacggtacacaaaaatctcagtttgGTACatgcctcggttttgaggtcacggttcggttcattttcggtacagtaagaaaacaaaatgcaaaatataaatgtgctagttgtttattacacacctttgtgctttcaacaataggaacattagcctatacaaagctagaattctgatcaaaaagtagcgggtatttaaaaattatccaacaacaatttgcctttcagacctcgcgtattggtcagctttctttctgaaagagaagaaaaaagtcctgtgctaaagagaaaagcaatcccaatgacaaatgtattttacaaatgaaatgcctcaatgaattttttttttctttcttatgaacggttttcaaaagctttattggtggattttctcgagttagagcgccacacagaaattattaaatttaattgtgtaagcaggatctgtgtataattattatttaattacaggtgttttagctctatTTTATTAtgcatttatattttacaattgtaatgtagtattcattatATTGTATATCTTATGTTGTTTAACTTtaattcctatgtgaatattaagtTCCtactgttttgttgtggtaggagggttttgtattgaacacggggccgtgttggttattattatagcagagaagacagcagtaaatcaacaaagacaagtcaactgtgccccgatctaccactcaagagatctgatggactcaaaaagcgggttatgattgcatattagtttgaaaatagaCTGGATCCacagtatttttacacgagtgacttccggtctacccgatcctagctaccggtagtagtattgacgcaggagggtcgcgtctcgcgtcaaataataaactctgccgttctttttgtGTGCGTAGTGttgagccacttctgggaggtgtctaacacgtggccgcactgcgactggtgtgcattggctgattgactttaacacccACGTtttactgcgttctcgcggcagccacgttgttgcgccgttgacgtttctgggttatactgtcctaccgtgtttgtcctcattatagtagagaagacggagtaaatataatctacacaaagaaactgtaacccgatcgactcacagcctcgaaaagtaagggttacattacgtcagaaactcgttcggtacactaccgttccgaaccgagaacCACGTACCAAAgctgttcaatacaaatacatgtaccgttacacccttaataattagaattgagacctggcgtccacattttgggtcatgtcgaACTTGTTTTCGCAGATGTCTGTATTGAGGCCTTTACATTACCCAAAAAGTTATGAGGATGTCAAGTCTTCTggagcatttattttttaaagagacactccagttttttaaattatttttctaaataCATGAAATTCGTTGCAGTGCTAAAAATGTGCAtagactaagaaaaatagcGTACCGTACGAATACTATTTTTAAGACAGTGACGTCGCCAtggtaacgcggaagtgggacatcatcgacacgcccttgcatacaaaccatgttatttctgcgttTTCTcagctaatttaaaaaaaaaaaaaaaaaacatgccgctcaaacactgctgctatggaacttggagAAACGacatgatgttttcttcatcggttttccgaaaccaaaaactcaagagaaaaaaatgtgaagtatggatcaacttgcgcacacttccaaaagaccagtttaacaccagcaaggtgaagccattcgccttcatatgcagtaaacattttgttggggtccACGGTTCTTCAGAGGACGAagaagtaagccattttgatatttttacattttttagtgTGGCGTTTTGGCGTGCTGGTTCTGTctcacaatgaatgacctgaaaaaaatttaaatggtatctaactgccactgttaccttttctgttgtaaaaatacaactttagtaagggggaagtgtaaataaattataaaattaagatatgttattaatgaaaaaattaaaagttcaTTGCctgtcaccgagtagcatttgcaatcgctacacaaaaatagcaatgtaaattgtccccaagaacggtcagagacgtgaaacaaccagaggatataatatataagatagacagggcatatggtggtaaaggatagcttgttgaaacaggaggtcATTTTCAGTggcataaggcaatgcacaccagaaaaaggtgtcgataaaaaaagctaaccGCGGATCAGGCCggctcgtctttttcagccctcaacacTCCAGCAATCTCTTTAACtggacatttgtatgttcttccacatctttaccagtgaatttggcaccggggacatcatttttggacagaattggtaggtttagctcagtaaacatgttgttcgtacactatttccattcgttTAAAAATAGGATCAAACAGGAGGTCGACCCACCTATCTACAATTGttaacatcatgaatattaatgagcaaaagtgacgtgttgcttgcggtacgcctttAAGTACTTTGTCTCATTCTCGTGACTTCACCTGCCAAGTATCTAGCTGCCGGAGCCAAACGAAGAGAAATAGAACTTCCAGAAAAGGTCACAATATGACGATTGCAAAGCCATACTTTGTGTTAATACAAGATTAAAGTCCTATTAtttcaaaaaaaattgtaacatCACGAGAGTATAGTCGTTATAttccttatttttactttccgtGAGCCAGAAGTTGTTCGATTTCGTGAGCTCAGACTTTGGGCGACATAAGATCTGTGTGAACACAAAACATTTCAAGCGAATTTTAGCATACATTGAGCATTTACTGAAGGGCtggagctatcgattatttcagtagtcgattaatcgattaaccatTAGTtccaataatcgagtaatcggataaggaacatggaaaaattaaattaccaacaacaaaaactttcaCAGCaagagtccgctagtttaaatgttataaaatgctaatttttttacaatgctcttaacaaatggttcagtcatatattcccacaaaaatagacaaaaaagcacctttaaactaaataaagaatgcattaaaaaaaaacataagctcaaacaaaattgtagcttatgttggccttaacagggagcacctggattcagccatgtgaaatgaggcagactagaaggcagtttcttcacccaaatcaataaaactaatctAACTGATCGCCGGCCGGCTGTTTTGCTTTCGCAAAGTCCTGTTGTTGATAGATATGCGTCTATCTGCGTTCACAAAGTATTACCCACTTTGTAACAATATTTGGCACTTGAGCAAAGTTTGAGCGCACACTTCTAAGACGgcctttacttatttttcccccaattttgaAACCATATTatagtcaggatttttttttttttttttaatgaattcaaTATTTTGACCCAAGCAATTATCAATGCGGACTTCCACTGGAGTTAAACTTCAAATCACAGGCGTCGAAACGATTCCACAAACGGCCTAATGGATGAAGATTTTCATTACAAGCCATCAAGAGAAGGCTGCGTTTCATTAAGTTTCCTgtgccctcgctcacttgccctagaCACATGCCCTTGGGGGGAATCCACACCGCCATGTTAAGGGCTGTTCCACTTCTCTAAACAGCTGAAGTGAACTTGGCTAGATCGACCCTTTGAGGGCTTAGTGATTGAGTCAACAACGATGGTCACTTCAGAGCTCCCTATATCTCACAGTGTGTTGCAGTAGTGTACAGAAAATATGCGGTGGTGAAAATGAAGCTCAAACACCAATGGCTGCTGTCTATTTACCACCAAAGAAGAAAATGAAGCAAGAAGCCAGCACAGTGTTTGAATGTTATACAAAACTGCCTTTCAAATTGTAaaattcatcatttaaaaatagattgaCCATCTGTGGCAGTTATGGCAGAACGTATGGAATCACTGGAATGCCCAAAATATAGAGAAATATATGAATAAAGATATACAAGTATATTTTGtcattgacttttctttttcgcttgccttttctatttttgcttttaacaaaaggAATCGTCTATCAATCAAATGGCGTTGGGATGGATTGTAACTAAAACTAATTTCAACTAAACAAAGTaggttaaatgtatttaaatgaCAAATCTACAAATTATaaggcaaaaaaaatgaattgcctaaataaaatttgatacaTAACTAATTATTCTGATAATTCCCAGGTACCCACATATTGCCATCAAGAGTGGAATACGTCTCCATCTTAATGACGAGTCTCCGTATATTTTTCTGTGATTTGGAATAGGTAGTGTAGCTCCACCTCAACAACATGTGGTGGATCCATGATTGTCTGGCCAGTGAGTGAATGAGGGCAAGTGTGTTCCATTGACCTTTCACACCCCCTCCACCCATTTTCCCTCCACCATCCAAGTGGCCTACGTGAGACGTCATAGCAAGTGcctagggcaagtgagcgagaGTGACTCAAACAGTTATTGAAACGCagcccttttcaccaatctgttcCCTtagaagtgtaatcagttgagtcTGATGCTGCTTGGATCAGCAAAAACCTCATTGGTCAAACTGCGTTTAATAGTTGGAACAAAAACAaagacccactaggccctttttgGAATCTGATTGGACACCTGTGCTTGAATGATCAAGAATACTCATTTTCCCTATAAAGACGTCttgacagtgaatgagttaagtgagGTGTGACACTTGTTTATGTGCAGTAGCTgcagtttaaaaagaaaaataactttaATTTAGTCATAAAACGTCTTGTTGCACCATCAAACATGAGGCAGATTCACTGTGGAAtgacaaagaaatatatatacacacacacacatacacacacacacacacaaagaaccTTAAATGTTTCTAAAGTTCCTCAATCCAAAAGTGGAAAAAGTCTTAACTTTAGGTGACTACACTTtacatatttaagcaaatttagcCACAGAGTCCAGATATAGTAATCTCTTGTATTTACGCCGATGGAGTCGCTCTAATCAGCGAAGGGCAGCAAAATGTACAAACATGTCCCGGAAGCAGCGGAGTTCAAGCTATTATGGCACTTAAAAGTCACTGTGTTGAAGAAAtctgtacagtaaaaaaaaaaaaaaaaaactgccgtgATCATAAAGTTCCACATTTACAAGTCGTTTGTTTTCACCCTCCTCCTAATGGTGGTGGCCGACTGACAGGAGAAGAGGAATAAGGCAGCCCAGTACCAGGGCGCCCACCTCTACCTTACTCAGACCCTTGCCGCCGTTGCCGCCTGGCGTTCCGTGGCTGTGGCCCGCAACGCCGCCTACCTCGGGCAACACGTGCACAGTTGCCACGTACAGGAAAGTGCCAGCAGAAAAGAGCATAGCGACACCGGTGGCATTGATGTCAGACAGCGCCTCCTTGCTGCTCTGTAAATGGATTGGAAAAGAATGAAGTCATCAtgctagggctgcaactaactcaAAGTCATACTTTTGCAATTAGTTGACGCATAATGTGAAACAATCATTTCCCGAAGCAAAACCAGATgtttacaaatacagtggtacctcgacttttaaaattaatccaATTCTGAGTTGCTTTCAtatcatttatttgtattttgaacCACGTTTTACCGTTACCAAGATGATTTACCATGACCgatgtaattttgaccatgtcggtaatttttttttttaatgaaacgagAAAATTGAAGTCTTTTAAGCATGCTTTGACTATGTGTTGGtaagctatgttcattcccctttaagaaagtacAGCCAGTGTACATACGTGACGTGGCTATCAGAAAATCAAACAAACTGAAGCACGTTGCTATCAACCGGtacgctaacgctacaagtgaaCGTGATGGATTGAGTCGGATAATAGTAAAGCAGCtaccggtagccaggccacaggcactTTGTGTCTAGCATTagtcgattctattgatactaatgtacttggatttcgTTGACGCATATCTAAGTCAattccaatgttgacaattacaggcctaatattttcaagtgggagaacttgcacaattagtggttgactaaatacttatttaccccactgtacatatggcCCAGCCCTAAACGCCACATTAGATTTTATAATCAggaaaaaaatcagaataaaacgggccaaaatatttaaatcatTTAATATACCTAGCCAttaatacctgtaatgaagtAGATAATAGAATATAATGCAAAGAAAAACGAAAAAATACCTTACCTTTCAAGTGAACTTAACCGAAGTGAGGCGATGTCCGAAAGTGATATCAATGTAGCGGAGCGGACGATATGTGGGCGTAAAAACTTTTCATGAGACAAAAACGAGAACTGTGCTCTTTTGGCGAAAATGACAAGTTCCCTACAACACTGTCGCGCCTGTACAAGTCATCACACTgcgacacccaaattgaaaTGGCATCAACAATAGGCTGATAGAAGAGCAGAATCGTGTTACTGAAGCATGATGAGAAGGATTCTGACCAATAGGGCAGAAAAATCCAGTTACTAAGCATTATGGAAAAGATTCTAACCAATAGCGCAGCAGGATCACATAGTGTGACTTTTAAAAGCAGAAAGCACATACGCATCTTTTACAGTACACAGTATCTTTtgtgttttgaatgttttttgtaatATGTAGCGAAAAAAGCGTAGAAAAACCTTTCACAAACTGAATATTTTGTGTACAGAAGCGTtcatatgtcaaggtaccactgtggcTCACTTTGATTTATTACAAAGATCAGAATCTTCTAATTTCATATATGACTCTGAAAGGGCAAATCTAAAAAATTATAATGTTCAccattttttttgacaaaaagacGTCACATTTGTTGTACCTGGCTGAGTCCAAGGAAAGTGAGCATGGCCAGGACAGGAGCGGCCAGGGCAAAGACCAGCAGGTGCTTTCGGATTCGATTCCTTTCCAGCCCAGCGTGCATGAGAAAAGACACCAGGCCGAACGCAGCGGGAGCCTGCAGAAGGCATGATTCCAAATTTTTCCTTTAAAGGTTCCCACTGCCACTAAAATACTGTCCGGCTAACGTGCAGTCTACCTTGTGTAGCATGATGGCGACAAAAACGATAAGCTGGACGCTGGTTTGAGACGTGGAGGCAGCGGCTCCGAGGGCCACGCCGTCAGCTAGGAAACAATAAGTGATTGACATATTGGTCGCAAGATTCACAACACCTGAAGGTCACAATGACATCTAACCTGGATAAATAAATGCCGcgaaatgcaaaattttcatatttatttacttaattagttgttttttgTAACAAGAGAATCAAATTCCTCACAGAAATCAAATATGGCTTGGTAGTTTCCTCATCCCCTCAGCTATGAAGGTGAACTCATTCAAAGCGAGCTCAGCAATGTGTACCGAACCCTAtcagtatgtgttgtggtagttcgtAACAACTAGAGGTCGACTAATGTTGGATTTTCAAAGGCCAATATCGATCATCCAAAGCACACTTATTATAAAAGGCAAATGTACCCATTGTATAAATCGGTAGTTACATTTTTATTCTTCTACATCCTTTTGTAACACTGTTCACTAGGAGGAGCATGTGTAAGTGTAAATTACACATAATGACGACACAATCCCACGGTTGAAAGAGCATTCACATATTCTATTGAACATAATGCTGAGGCTCATTACATTACAGCATGGAATGAATTTGAGAACTTCACAGTTTTAGAAAGAAATGTGCACAGGTTTATCCAGCAGATGGAGCTCTACTGCAGTGTCAAATGCCTCGGAGCAGTGAATCAATTTAGGGCAGTTGTctcaaaagtggttcattgttttcGGTTTCTCCATCCCTAGACCatctagccaatcatcatcgcatTCGCAACGGCATtacaactcccttccctcctcctcccTCCCGAACAGCTCTCTTCCAGATGATGCTTCAGGTAGAATCAGACAATgtgcgcttcattcaaccaaattgtagaaaCACGCCCCTTCTCATCCTCCGTAAaggtgttgcaaagatgggaaaagtaattagattacgcaCAACTGAGAAAAATAACACTGTTACAAACGCCAATATTAACAACAACGCCAATGGTCTTGACAAAGATCATATATCGGCTCGATATTTCGATTGACCTTTAGTAATAACATTCTGTAACGGCAATAAccatctaatccatttggattgggaagggctggcagcgatcgaaTATTTCCTTTCCAAACCAAAtgcattggatgtctatcaccgtcaatggcagcaaatttaAGACTTACCAGCAGCATGCACCACTAATCCGAGGGTGGTGGTAATTTTAGAGGACGATACTCTGGCTGATTCTGAATCTGTTACACAAaggagacacacacacacacacaaaaacgtaggacaataacaaaaGAATGCAAAGGTAAATTTAATGCTATAGTGATTTAACTGAATAATTATATTAGAAAAAAGGTTAAGTCTTGAAATGAGGACTTGGacggttttaatattttaaaaaaattctcctCATCCTGGGggagcgtaacagaaaataactgagaaacACTAGGTTAATTGAGTGTTCTCAATCTTACGTATAAATAACCTGAAAAGTTTAATATGAAGAAATCTGAGATTATAAAAAGGCCCGATTTAGTGTATCCCGACATCACACATGAACATTCTTGGCAACCAGGTTTGCGTCTCACCTTCAGCGCTGTGCATGTGCGACGAGCCGATCTGGTCTACCAGCAGCATGAAGACGAAGCCCAGCACCAGCGAGACGCCAATGCAGGCGTGTAGCTGCTCGTGGCTGTGTTCGTGGTGGCCTTCCACACTCAGCAGAGCCTCCGCCGCCGCTTCGCCTTTGGGTTCCGACGCCTCAGCGACTACGCCAACCTGGCTGGGGCCATGGTGCCCGCCCCCTGGGCCTAAAAGGTACATCATTCACGCTGCTTATTTGATAACAAAGACATTAAGGGGGCAATAGGAGtacttttaaaataacatttgattgaaaatactAGTACATACCATTTTAACAAACTATTCTTGAAATTGCAATAGAAAAaagttggggggaaaaaataacggccaaaaaaactactgcggtacctctacttaagaatgtctctacaaacaaaattttcaggttaagacacgcctccacGGGAAAATATTAACTCtcgttacgaaagaaatttcaggatacgtaaGGCAAAAACAGTATGGCAGGTacttgcagctcccagagttaactgaacgtaacatacttatagctgctacgccattggctattgcctagcatttctGGCAtctaattggctaagagggtccTCTACTGtaagtgtatgtgtgtatcccagagtCCTCTTCATTCACCCTTCGTATTCCGACAGCTTTAtaggagtgtattaacttttattcttgtttttttttttttttccattatgcaCAATTCTTGTTTTATGTGCATTGTGCAataatgtaattgtaacatgtatttgttacatgttttgatgcattatcatagacttcattatgatTGACGGGTCAGAATCGACCTTCACCACGCAA from Corythoichthys intestinalis isolate RoL2023-P3 chromosome 15, ASM3026506v1, whole genome shotgun sequence includes these protein-coding regions:
- the slc39a9 gene encoding zinc transporter ZIP9, translated to MVDFSTISLLSLAMLVGCYVAGTIPLAVNFSEEKLKLVTVLGAGLLCGTALAVIIPEGVHALYEEILEGPGGGHHGPSQVGVVAEASEPKGEAAAEALLSVEGHHEHSHEQLHACIGVSLVLGFVFMLLVDQIGSSHMHSAEDSESARVSSSKITTTLGLVVHAAADGVALGAAASTSQTSVQLIVFVAIMLHKAPAAFGLVSFLMHAGLERNRIRKHLLVFALAAPVLAMLTFLGLSQSSKEALSDINATGVAMLFSAGTFLYVATVHVLPEVGGVAGHSHGTPGGNGGKGLSKVEVGALVLGCLIPLLLSVGHHH